In Felis catus isolate Fca126 chromosome A2, F.catus_Fca126_mat1.0, whole genome shotgun sequence, the following proteins share a genomic window:
- the CIB3 gene encoding calcium and integrin-binding family member 3 isoform X2, with protein sequence MGSHGRLFYRYQDLAPQLVPLDYTSCPDVKVPYELIGSMPELKDNPFRQRIAQVFSDDGDGHMTLDNFLDMFSVMSEMAPRDLKAYYAFKIYDFNDDGYICAWDLEQTVTKLTRGELSAEEVSLVCEKVLGEADGDHDGRLSLEDFQNMILRAPDFLSTFHIRI encoded by the exons ATGGGGAGCCACGGAAG GCTTTTCTATCGCTACCAGGACCTGGCTCCCCAGCTCGTCCCCCTCGACTATACCAGCTGTCCTGATGTGAAGGTGCCCTACGAGCTCATCGGCAGCATGCCTGAGCTGAAG GACAACCCATTCCGCCAGAGGATTGCCCAGGTGTTCTCTGACGATGGGGACGGCCACATGACCTTGGACAACTTCCTGGACATGTTTTCCGTGATGAGCGAAATGGCTCCCCGTGACCTCAAAGCCTACTATGCTTTCAAAATTTATG ACTTCAACGACGATGGCTACATCTGTGCGTGGGACCTGGAGCAGACGGTGACCAAGCTGACGCGGGGGGAGCTGAGCGCCGAGGAGGTGAGCCTGGTGTGTGAGAAGGTGCTGGGCGAGGCCGACGGGGATCACGATGGGCGGCTCTCCCTGGAAGACTTCCAGAACATGATCCTGCGGGCACCCGACTTCCTCAG CACCTTCCACATCCGCATCTGA
- the CIB3 gene encoding calcium and integrin-binding family member 3 isoform X3 encodes MCSSLATRVAPRRPGASGACSRALAAAFTMGNKQTVFTHEQLEAYQDCTFFTRKEIMRLFYRYQDLAPQLVPLDYTSCPDVKVPYELIGSMPELKDNPFRQRIAQVFSDDGDGHMTLDNFLDMFSVMSEMAPRDLKAYYAFKIYDFNDDGYICAWDLEQTVTKLTRGELSAEEVSLVCEKVLGEADGDHDGRLSLEDFQNMILRAPDFLSTFHIRI; translated from the exons ATGTGCAGCAGCCTGGCAACCCGTGTGGCCCCGAGGAGACCAGGGGCTTCGGGAGCTTGTTCCAGAGCCCTGGCAGCGGCCTTCACCATGGGCAACAAGCAGACAGTCTTCACTCATGAGCAGCTGGAAGCATATCAG GACTGCACCTTCTTCACAAGAAAGGAAATCATGAG GCTTTTCTATCGCTACCAGGACCTGGCTCCCCAGCTCGTCCCCCTCGACTATACCAGCTGTCCTGATGTGAAGGTGCCCTACGAGCTCATCGGCAGCATGCCTGAGCTGAAG GACAACCCATTCCGCCAGAGGATTGCCCAGGTGTTCTCTGACGATGGGGACGGCCACATGACCTTGGACAACTTCCTGGACATGTTTTCCGTGATGAGCGAAATGGCTCCCCGTGACCTCAAAGCCTACTATGCTTTCAAAATTTATG ACTTCAACGACGATGGCTACATCTGTGCGTGGGACCTGGAGCAGACGGTGACCAAGCTGACGCGGGGGGAGCTGAGCGCCGAGGAGGTGAGCCTGGTGTGTGAGAAGGTGCTGGGCGAGGCCGACGGGGATCACGATGGGCGGCTCTCCCTGGAAGACTTCCAGAACATGATCCTGCGGGCACCCGACTTCCTCAG CACCTTCCACATCCGCATCTGA
- the CIB3 gene encoding calcium and integrin-binding family member 3 isoform X1, which produces MGSHGRLFYRYQDLAPQLVPLDYTSCPDVKVPYELIGSMPELKDNPFRQRIAQVFSDDGDGHMTLDNFLDMFSVMSEMAPRDLKAYYAFKIYDFNDDGYICAWDLEQTVTKLTRGELSAEEVSLVCEKVLGEADGDHDGRLSLEDFQNMILRAPDFLSGQRVQLCLAVLGGIKAPHRRAESE; this is translated from the exons ATGGGGAGCCACGGAAG GCTTTTCTATCGCTACCAGGACCTGGCTCCCCAGCTCGTCCCCCTCGACTATACCAGCTGTCCTGATGTGAAGGTGCCCTACGAGCTCATCGGCAGCATGCCTGAGCTGAAG GACAACCCATTCCGCCAGAGGATTGCCCAGGTGTTCTCTGACGATGGGGACGGCCACATGACCTTGGACAACTTCCTGGACATGTTTTCCGTGATGAGCGAAATGGCTCCCCGTGACCTCAAAGCCTACTATGCTTTCAAAATTTATG ACTTCAACGACGATGGCTACATCTGTGCGTGGGACCTGGAGCAGACGGTGACCAAGCTGACGCGGGGGGAGCTGAGCGCCGAGGAGGTGAGCCTGGTGTGTGAGAAGGTGCTGGGCGAGGCCGACGGGGATCACGATGGGCGGCTCTCCCTGGAAGACTTCCAGAACATGATCCTGCGGGCACCCGACTTCCTCAG TGGGCAGAGGGTACAACTGTGCTTGGCAGTCCTGGGCGGAATCAAAGCCCCCCACCGGAGGGCTGAGAGCGAGTGA